Proteins from a single region of Budorcas taxicolor isolate Tak-1 chromosome 11, Takin1.1, whole genome shotgun sequence:
- the ZNF513 gene encoding LOW QUALITY PROTEIN: zinc finger protein 513 (The sequence of the model RefSeq protein was modified relative to this genomic sequence to represent the inferred CDS: deleted 2 bases in 1 codon) — protein MPRRKQSHPQPVKCEGVKVDTEDSLDEGPGALVLESDLLLGQDLEFEEEEEEEEEEGDRNSDQLMGFERDSEGDSLGARPGLPYGLSDDESGGGRALSAESEVEEPARGPGEARGERPGPACQLCGGPTGEGPCCGAGGPGGGPPLPPRLLYSCRLCAFVSHYSSHLKRHMQTHSGEKPFRCGRCPYASAQLVNLTRHTRTHTGEKPYRCPHCPFACSSLGNLRRHQRTHAGPPTPPCPTCGFRCCAPRPARPPSPTEQEGTVPRRPEDALLLPDLSLHVSPGGASFLPDCGQLRGEGEGLCGTGSEPLPELLFPWTCRNCGQELEEGEGSRLGAGTCGRCMRGETGSGASGGPQGPSDKGFACSLCPFATHYPNHLARHMKTHSGEKPFRCARCPYASAHLDNLKRHQRVHTGEKPYKCPLCPYACGNLANLKRHGRIHSGDKPFRCSLCNYSCNQSMNLKRHMLRHTGEKPFRCATCAYTTGHWDNYKRHQKVHGHGGAGGPGLSASEGWAPPHSPPPFELSGPDSPGCHQ, from the exons ATGCCCCGAAGGAAGCAAAGCCACCCGCAGCCCGTGAAATGCGAGGGGGTCAAAG TGGATACCGAAGACTCCCTCGACGAAGGACCCGGGGCCCTGGTATTGGAGAGTGATTTGCTACTAGGCCAGGATCTGGAGtttgaagaagaggaggaagaggaagaggaggaaggtgaCCGCAACAGCGACCAGCTCATGGGCTTCGAGAGAGACTCTGAAG GAGACTCTCTGGGGGCCAGGCCTGGGCTTCCCTACGGGCTGAGCGACGACGAGTCTGGGGGCGGCCGCGCACTAAGTGCAGAGAGTGAAGTTGAGGAGCCAGCCAGGGGTCCAGGGGAGGCCAGGGGTGAGAGGCCAGGCCCAGCCTGCCAGCTGTGTGGGGGGCCCACAGGTGAGGGGCCGTGTTGTGGGGCAGGAGGACCGGGTGGGGGGCCCCCGCTGCCCCCACGGCTACTGTACTCATGCCGCCTCTGCGCCTTCGTGTCCCACTACTCGAGCCACCTGAAGcggcacatgcagacacacagcgGGGAGAAGCCGTTCCGCTGTGGCCGCTGCCCCTACGCCTCAGCCCAGCTCGTCAACCTGACACGACACACCCGCACCCACACTGGCGAGAAGCCCTACCGCTGTCCCCACTGCCCCTTTGCCTGCAGCAGCCTGGGCAACCTGAGGCGGCATCAGCGCACCCATGCAGGGCCCCCCACTCCTCCCTGCCCGACCTGTGGCTTCCGCTGCTGTGCTCCACGTCCTGCCCGGCCTCCCAGTCCCACAGAGCAGGAGGGGACAGTGCCTCGGCGACCCGAAG ATGCCCTGCTGCTTCCAGATCTGAGCCTCCATGTGTCACCAGGTGGTGCCAGCTTCCTGCCGGACTGTGGGCAGCTGCGGGGTGAAGGGGAAGGCCTGTGTGGGACTGGGTCAGAACCACTGCCAGAGCTGCTGTTCCCTTGGACCTGCCGGAACTGTGGGCAagagctggaggagggggagggcagtCGGCTGGGAGCAGGCACGTGTGGGCGCTGCATGCGAGGAGAAACTGGAAGTGGTGCCAGTGGGGGACCCCAGGGCCCCAGTGACAAAGGCTTCGCCTGCAGCCTCTGCCCCTTTGCCACTCATTATCCCAACCACTTGGCTCGGCACATGAAGACGCACAGTGGTGAGAAGCCCTTCCGCTGTGCCCGTTGTCCCTACGCCTCTGCTCACCTGGACAACCTGAAACGGCACCAGCGTgtccacacaggagagaaaccctacAAGTGCCCCCTCTGCCCCTATGCCTGTGGTAACCTGGCCAACCTCAAACGTCATGGTCGGATCCACTCTGGGGACAAACCTTTTCGGTGTAGCCTTTGCAACTACAGCTGCAATCAGAGTATGAACCTCAAACGCCACATGCTGCGGCACACAGGCGAGAAGCCCTTCCGCTGTGCCACCTGCGCCTATACCACAGGCCACTGGGACAACTACAAGCGCCACCAAAAGGTGCATGGCCATGGTGGGGCAGGAGGGCCTGGCCTCTCTGCTTCTGAGGGCTGGGCCCCACCTCACAGTCCTCCCCCT TTTGAGCTCTCGGGGCCCGACAGCCCTGGGTGCCACCAGTAG
- the PPM1G gene encoding protein phosphatase 1G codes for MGAYLSQPNTVKCSGDGVGASRLPLPYGFSAMQGWRVSMEDAHNCIPELDSETAMFSVYDGHGGEEVALYCAKYLPDIIKDQKAYKEGKLQKALEDAFLAIDAKLTTEEVIKELAQIAGRPTEDEDEKEKVADEDDVDNEEAALLHEEATMTIEELLTRYGQNCHKGAPHSKSGAGTGEEPGSQGLNGEAGPEDPSRDTSAEENGPTAKAHTGLSSNSECGTEAGQGGEPGTPTGEAGPSCSSASDKLPRVAKSKFFEDSEDESDEAEEEEEDSEECSEEEDGYSSEEAENEEDDDTEEAEEDDEEEEMMVPGMEGKEEPGSDSGTTAVVALIRGKQLIVANAGDSRCVVSEAGKALDMSYDHKPEDEVELARIKNAGGKVTMDGRVNGGLNLSRAIGDHFYKRNKNLPPEEQMISALPDIKVLTLTDDHEFMVIACDGIWNVMSSQEVIDFIQSKISQRDENGELRLLSSIVEELLDQCLAPDTSGDGTGCDNMTCIIICFKPRNTAAPQPESGKRKLEEVLSTEGAEENGNSDKKKAKRD; via the exons ATGGGTGCCTACCTCTCTCAGCCCAACACGGTGAAGTGCTCTGGAGACGGGGTCGGCGCCTCGCGCCTGCCGTTGCCCTACGGCTTCTCCGCCATGCAAGGCTGGCGCGTCTCCATGGAG GATGCTCACAACTGTATTCCTGAGCTGGACAGTGAGACAGCCATGTTTTCTGTCTATGATGGACATGGAG GAGAGGAAGTTGCCTTGTACTGTGCCAAATATCTTCCTGATATCATCAAAGATCAGAAGGCCTACAAAGAAGGCAAGCTACAGAAG GCTTTGGAAGATGCCTTCTTGGCTATTGATGCCAAACTAACCACTGAGGAAGTCATTAAGGAGCTGGCACAGATTGCAGGGCGACCCACTGAAGAtgaggatgaaaaagaaaaagttgctgATGAAGATGATG TGGACAATGAGGAGGCTGCACTGCTGCATGAAGAGGCTACCATGACTATTGAAGAGCTGCTGACACGCTACGGGCAGAACTGTCACAAGGGTGCTCCCCACAGCAAATCTGGAGCTGGGACAGGCGAGGAACCAGGGTCCCAGGGCCTCAATGGGGAGGCAGGACCCGAGGACCCATCTAGGGATACTTCTGCAGAGGAAAATGGCCCCACAGCCAAGGCTCACACAGGCCTTTCCTCCAACTCGGAATGTGGGACTGAGGCAGGCCAAGGTGGGGAGCCTGGCACTCCCACTGGTGAGGCTGGGCCTTCCTGCTCTTCAGCCTCCGACAAGCTGCCTCGAGTTGCTAAGTCCAAGTTCTTTGAGGACAGTGAGGATGAGTCAGATGAGgcggaggaggaagaggaagacagcGAG GAATGCAGTGAGGAAGAAGATGGCTACAGCAGTGAAGAGGCAGAGAATGAGGAAGACGATGATACAGAGGAGGCTGAAGAGGATGATGAAGAGGAAGAGATGATGGTGCCTGGGATGGAAGGCAAAGAGGAG cCTGGCTCTGACAGTGGTACAACAGCAGTGGTGGCTCTGATACGAGGGAAGCAGTTGATtgtagccaatgcaggagactcccgCTGTGTGGTGTCTGAGGCCGGCAAAGCTTTAGACATGTCCTATGACCACAAACCGGAGGATGAAGTGGAGCTAGCACGCATCAAGAATGCTGGGGGCAAGGTTACCATGGATGGGCGAGTCAACGGTGGCCTCAACCTCTCCAGAGCCATTG GAGACCACTTTTACAAGAGAAACAAGAACTTGCCACCAGAGGAACAGATGATTTCGGCCCTTCCTGACATCAAGGTGCTGACTCTCACAGACGATCATGAGTTTATGGTCATTGCCTGTGATGGCATATG GAATGTGATGAGCAGCCAGGAAGTTATAGACTTTATTCAGTCGAAGATCAGCCAGCGTGATGAAAATGGGGAGCTTCGGTTACTGTCATCCATTGTGGAAGAA CTGCTGGATCAATGCCTGGCACCAGACACTTCTGGGGACGGTACAGGGTGTGACAACATGACCTGCATCATCATTTGCTTCAAGCCCCGAAACACAGCAGCGCCTCAGCCAGAGAGTGGCAAGCGGAAACTGGAGGAGGTGCTGTCTACTGAGGGGgctgaagaaaatggcaacagtgacaaGAAGAAGGCCAAGCGGGACTAG